The Phaseolus vulgaris cultivar G19833 chromosome 5, P. vulgaris v2.0, whole genome shotgun sequence genomic interval ataagcattaataacaacattcataATTCACTAGTAACATAATGTccatatttacaacatgaccagtaaatgttttgggcggtaacccttttgttaaagggttagcaatcataagatcagtgctaatacgttctattgacactttatgtttctgaacttcttctttaacggcaaagtatttcaattccatatgtttaaCACCTTTGAAATACTtgtcgtttttagaaaagaagactgctgcagagttatcacaataaattttcagcggcttggcaatattgtcaacaattccaagtcctgaaataaaattccgcaaccaattagcctgaactatggcctcaaagcatgccacaaattcagcTTCCATAGTGGACGCAACAATGACTGACTGCTTcgcacttttccatgaaatcgctcctctggctaaaagatacacataaccaaatgtagactttcgtgtatccacacagccagcaaaatatgaatctgtatatccaatcacctcaagatgatcagatcttttataagtaaACATGTGATCATTCGTTCCttgcaagtatcttaaaactttctttgcagctttccaatgatccaatcctggattactctggtatctaccaagcataccaactgcaaaactaatatctggtcgtgtacaagtttgagcatacattaaactcccaacaatagatgcataaggtatattctccatCTATTTCTGTTCCAAatcattctttggacattgcatgagactaaatttgtctcctttctgtattggaacaggagatgtcgaacatttatccattatgaatctctctaaaactttattaatatatgatttctgagacaaacctaacaatccttgtgatctgtcacggaatatttcaattcctatcacatagtatgcctcacccatatctttcatctcaaagttattagagagaaacttcttagtctcacttaatagaccaagatcattagttgtCATGAGAGTCAGATAtagtcttaaagacccatttacaccTGACTCTCTTGCATCCTTCTAACAATTCTATAAGGCCCCATACATCATTCTATGTcattgatttaagctcatctttcatAGCATCTAACCACTAatcagaattatcatcattgatggcgtctgaaaatgaaactggatcattatcaatacctaagacattttctgactcttgtagataaaccacataatcattcgaaatagcagactttctttctctttgagatcttcttaatattatttcttgtggttgttctactacaggttcattgttaacttcatgatcattaatttgttgttcttcttcattgttGAGTGGCTCAACTATattaggaacaacaatacttgaagtaaaggtactagttaaaggaacttgtactctaacttccttaatctccacattttgtgaagtatcactcccactggtttcaccattttcaatgaaccgtgcatttccagattcaacaattcttgtgctatgggtaggacagtaaaacatatacccttttgactttgctggataaccaatgaaatatccactggttgttcttgcatccaatttcttcTCTTGCGGATTGTATATTCTGACTTCTGCCTGACATCCCTAAACATGCAGGTGTCTCAAACTGGGTTTCCTTCCTATCTACAATTCAAAAAGGTGTTTGAACGGCCTTACTAAGAACCCTGTTCAATAGATACATGACAGTTTTTAAAGCATGCATCCACAATGAAACAGGTACAGTTGACTTACTTAACATgctcctaaccatatccattaaggttcgattacgcctttctgaaacatcattttgttgtggtgtacctgacattgtgtattgagcacaaataccacgtctctcatggaacttagcaaacggaccagggtgttgtccactttcatcatactCTCCAtcatattcaccacctctatctgacctgacaattttcacctttatgtctaattgtctttccacttcatttatataaacttctaAGGCATTCACTGCTTgcgatttttcatgcagtaaatagacataaccataacgtgaaaaataatcaataaaggtgataaaatacctttctttattgaaagaacttgcatcaaaaggtccacatatatcagtgtgtataatttcaagaagctgagtacttcttgtggctcccttctttgtgtgttttgtttgtttgcctttaatacaatccacacatacattcagattagtaaaatccaaacttggaagtatttcattctttactaATCTCTCCATCCTTTCTTTGGAAATATGTCCCAAACGTTTGTGCCACAAGAAAGCAGAACATTCATTTACCAAACTACGTTTAATGCCAACATTATGATGCgaggtcataagagtttcagCATATAGATTATCGAGATTCAATCTATATAATCCATCATAAAGAGTACCAGATCCAATCAAATAGGTACGTTGATATAAACTGAAACATCCATtcccaaatttaaaagagtatccGGCAACATCAAGTTTAGACAATGAAACTAAATTCCTAGATATACTAGGTACGTAAAAAGTATCCATCAGGTCTAAATAAAATCCAGTGTCGAGGATTAAACGATAAGTCCTGACTGCTTCCACTGGAACCTTCTCTCTATTCCCCATGaagacaaacttttcatttggcTTTATGGTTCGGGTTGAAAGGAATCCTTGCATCATGTTAGAAACATGAGTTGTGCATCCAGAATCAATCCACCAAGTATTATGTGGAACTTCAgttaagtttgattcaaaacatacaAAATAAGCATTAATGGTGGTTGATGTACTCATTAATGTCTCAACAAGAGACTTATCAGTTGTTTGGGTtgagtcataaactaaacatacaatacagattcagaaaacattctatgtatactaatgttctcctttgggagattcattaatacacaaaacataatgatgctaatagtattaactttatttggtaagatatatgcattaactagaaacacttgttatctttggatatacaagcaaaactaataacacatactcactaccaacaatcatatccatCAATTATAAAgacaactaatcaacctttgggtgatccaaaatgccctataataatgaattcccatttacccatatatataaataatttagcatccattctataggtaattggaataaaatttatcagtaat includes:
- the LOC137834367 gene encoding secreted RxLR effector protein 161-like is translated as MLGRYQSNPGLDHWKAAKKVLRYLQGTNDHMFTYKRSDHLEVIGYTDSYFAGCVDTRKSTFGYVYLLARGAISWKSAKQSVIVASTMEAEFVACFEAIVQANWLRNFISGLGIVDNIAKPLKIYCDNSAAVFFSKNDKYFKGVKHMELKYFAVKEEVQKHKVSIERLPPKTFTGHVVNMDIMLLVNYECCY